The genomic DNA GCTTAAGTTTTGTTATAGTGTTTGCCGTTCCGTTTTATTGACTAACAAGCCAAAGAGCCAAACATGATCAAAAATGTATTTCAGCGAATTAGCTGCGCCTCTGCGCTTCTGATTGCAACTAACCTGAGCATGGCGCATGCAGCAACGCCTCAAGTCATCCCCAATGCCCCGATCATTGCTGCCAAAGCATACTATTTGGTTGATTTTGATTCCGGTCGAGTATTGGCTGCAGAAAATGAAGAAGACAGTCTAGCCCCAGCCAGCCTGACTAAAATCATGACCAGCTACATCATTGGTAAAGAAATTAAGTCAGGTAAACTTAATCCCAATGATATGGTGACCATCAGTGAAAAGGCGTGGTCAAAAAACTTTCCCGATTCTTCAAAAATGTTCATCGAAGTGGGCAAGCAAGTTAAGGTCTCCGATCTTAACCGCGGCATCATCATTCAATCGGGTAACGATGCCTGTGTAGCGATGGCCGAGCACATTGCCGGTAGTGAAGACTCCTTCGCCAGCCTGATGAACTCTTGGGCAGACCACCTTGGCATGGTAAATACCCACTACGTTAACAGCCACGGCTTAGACAGCACTGAGCAATACACCACGGCCAAAGACATGGCCATTTTGGCCACTGCAATGATCCGCGATATTCCTGACGAATACGCGATCTACAAAGAAAAATCATTTACTTTTAACGGCATTACCCAGCACAACCGCAATACCCTATTGTGGGATAAAAGCATGAATGTGG from Agarivorans gilvus includes the following:
- a CDS encoding serine hydrolase, with amino-acid sequence MIKNVFQRISCASALLIATNLSMAHAATPQVIPNAPIIAAKAYYLVDFDSGRVLAAENEEDSLAPASLTKIMTSYIIGKEIKSGKLNPNDMVTISEKAWSKNFPDSSKMFIEVGKQVKVSDLNRGIIIQSGNDACVAMAEHIAGSEDSFASLMNSWADHLGMVNTHYVNSHGLDSTEQYTTAKDMAILATAMIRDIPDEYAIYKEKSFTFNGITQHNRNTLLWDKSMNVDGMKTGHTSNAGYSLVSSATDNGMRLVSVVMGTNSAKARAAESKKLLNWGFRFFETVKPYQAGDSFVEQTVWMADQETVSLGVNQNIALTLPRGQASQLKASFELKEELKAPLAAGQTVGSVYFQVGDEDVAEYPLVVLQDVEQGSIFKRLFDYIKLFFASLFS